Genomic segment of Candidatus Goldiibacteriota bacterium:
AGCCGGCAAATTATAATATTTTTAAACGCCCTGTCTGGGGTCTGACCCCAGACAGGGCGTTTGCTTTTTAAATATATGTATTTTTTTGTATATGTTTTTAGAAGTGTATCAATATTTAATGTCTTGTAGGCGCACCTTTTAAAGTGCGGCAGTTGAATTGGTTTAAAAAACCCGATGGGTATCGTCATTATTATTGAGTGAGTTTTAACGCTGCGTACAGAAAAACACAGCTAATCTGTTTTCAATTAACTTCTTTATTATTTGACTTTATTTTTTACTTGACTTTACAAGTCTAAACTTGTATAAATATATTATAACCAAAACATAGAGGGTTAAATGCAAAAATATAATATCGTTTTTTATTCTAAAGGTGACAGTAATCCGGTCAGGGATTTTATTTCGGAAAGGACCAAAAAAGAAGTATCAAAAATCCTTTTTTGTATGGAATTGTTAAAAAGCAAAGGGCGCGAATTAACGGAGCCATACAGCAAATATATTGAAAACGGCATCAATGAGCTGCGTGTGGTTTTTGCGGGAAATGCTTTCAGGTTATTTTATTATTGGGATGGAAATGGTGCCGTGTTTGTTCATGCGATTCATAAAAAAGACATGAAATTAAAGAGAAATGATATAGAAATTGCCATAAAAAGAATGAAAGAACTTGAAGGAGATGACAAAAATGAAAAAAGCAAATAAAGCGGTCAAAGACAGAAAAGCATATAAAAAAATGTTTGATTCTTATATGAAGGATGATGAAATAAGGAAAGATTATGAAAATGAATGGCTTTTAAATGAATTTGCGCGGGAACTGCAGGCTGAGCGCGAAAAAAAGCATATATCGCAGGCGGATTTGGCAAAAAAAACAGGCATGAAGCAGCAGGAAGTTTCCAGAATTGAACGCGGCGACCAAAACGCCAAAGTTGAAACGCTTAGAAAGCTTGCTGATGGTGTAGGAAAAAGGCTTATAGTAAAACTTGGGTGAATTAATTATTCAAGTATGATTTTGATTATGGATTAGTTTTAGTAAATAGTCCTTTGAATTAAAAATGAAATTTTTACCGGTTCCGTCTGATATTTGATATAATAACTATATATTAAATAGGGAAGGGGATAAGATTGAAAAAACTGCTGATAATTTTTATAATTCCAATATTTTTATGTTTTACAGGCTGTGTTACTCCTCAAATGAATGAACATAGAGAAACGTTCTCCGAAAAATGCGCCGAAGAACTTCATATAAGCAATATTGGTCTTATTTATACCGATGATAAACATAATGCTGTCAATCCGGCCGACCCGCGAATTTCTCTTCTTATGTCATTTGATGATTCAACTCAAAAATATTACAACGATTATCTGGAAAATCTTCAAAATTCGCAAATAAGTCTAATTATTGCTGCTGTTTCAAGCGCTGTCGGTTTTTTTGCTATGGTTCAAATTTTTGCTGCCGGATTATCTAAGGATGGAACTGAAGAACAGGCTAATGCAGGAGCCGTTGCATTATATACGGTTATACCGATAGATATAATATCTTGGATATTTTATTTTGTTTCAGATTTTAATGCTAAAGATAATTTATTTAAAGCCGTGGATACGTATAATAGTAATTGTTTTTAATAAAATTCAAATACCCCTTGAAAGACCCCCCTTTAATATGTTATCTTATCAATACTTTATTAAAACGGTATGATTTTTGCTTGATGGCTATATAAGGAGCGGTACATTATGGCAATTACCATTAAAGACGTAGAATACATAGCGCACCTTTCCAGGCTGGAAATAACCGAAGAGGAAAAGGTGCAGTTTGCGAAAGAGCTCTCTGATATCTTAGAGCACGTAAACAGGCTGTCCAAAATCAACACAGATAACGTGGAACCCACGTACTTTGCGGTGGATACTAAAAACGTTTACAGGGAAGACGTAATTAAGCCTTCTATAAACAGGGAAGATGTTTTTGCGGCGGCGCCTTCAATAGAAAACGGCGGGTTTAAAGTCCCAAAGATAATATAAGGAAAACGGAGAATTATGGAACTGTATTATGATTCAATAGAAAATCTGCACAAGAGACTGGTAAAGAAGGAAATTAAACCTTCTGACATACTTGATTCTGTTTTTAAAAGGATTGAATCGGTTGACCCAAAGGTGCACGCATACCTTAAACTTACAAAAGAGCGCGCTTATGAAATGGCGAAAGCAGCCGAAGAACGCATTATGAAAAATGATAATGTCACGGAACTTACCGGCATACCGCTTGGAATAAAAGATAATATGGTATTAAAAGGCGTTGAAACTACCTGCGCGGCTAAGATGCTTGAAGGGTATAAACCGCCTTACACCGCGGCGGTATTAACAAAACTTGAAAAAGCCGGCGCTGTTTTTACCGGCAAATTAAATATGGATGAATACGCTTTTGGCTCATCCACTGAAAATTCCGCTTTTGGCCCCACAAAGAATCCGTGGGACTTGCAGCGCGTGCCCGGCGGATCCAGCGGCGGCTCTGCAGCATCGGTGGCCGCGGGATTATGCATCGGCTCGCTTGGTTCT
This window contains:
- the gatC gene encoding Asp-tRNA(Asn)/Glu-tRNA(Gln) amidotransferase subunit GatC, with amino-acid sequence MAITIKDVEYIAHLSRLEITEEEKVQFAKELSDILEHVNRLSKINTDNVEPTYFAVDTKNVYREDVIKPSINREDVFAAAPSIENGGFKVPKII
- a CDS encoding type II toxin-antitoxin system RelE/ParE family toxin, whose protein sequence is MQKYNIVFYSKGDSNPVRDFISERTKKEVSKILFCMELLKSKGRELTEPYSKYIENGINELRVVFAGNAFRLFYYWDGNGAVFVHAIHKKDMKLKRNDIEIAIKRMKELEGDDKNEKSK
- a CDS encoding helix-turn-helix transcriptional regulator, which encodes MKKANKAVKDRKAYKKMFDSYMKDDEIRKDYENEWLLNEFARELQAEREKKHISQADLAKKTGMKQQEVSRIERGDQNAKVETLRKLADGVGKRLIVKLG